A stretch of DNA from Micromonospora sp. WMMD1155:
GAGGGTCATCGCGCCGTGGCGGTCGCCCCGGATCCGGCGATCACGGGCCGCCCGGTACCGGATCGTCCGTCCTCGGTACAGGTCCTTGTCGAGATCGACGCCGGCCAGCGTCTCGGAATCGGCCTCCAGCCGGGCGAGCGCCTGCTCGTGCAGAGTGGCGACGTCGACACCTTTGGGGGTCCGCAGGGGAACTCTGAGCAGGGCACAGAGCCGAACGATCGTCCCGGCGCTGTCCAGCGAGTCCAGAAAGGTCGCCGACGAGAATCGGTCGTCGGTCGCGTTCCGGGCGGTGTCGCAGTACGTCTTCAGAGCCTCGGAGAACAGTTCGCTCTCCTGCCGAAACACGTGTTCTTCCGGCATTCCCTCGCGCATGATGTCGACGGCCACCTCGGCGTCCCGAGCGAGCATCATCACGTCATCGCGGGCAAGTACCCGCCGGACCGCGGAAGAGAGCCCACCGTCAGTGGCCATCGGCCGATTATTCGGTCACGTCGATCCACCGTCAATCGTGCGGCCGGGGTGATCGGCAGTCAGGATTCCGATACGTCGATCCCTTGACTGGGGCCGGGCTTCTGCTGAAGTAATTGACCATGGACGAGGTGGATCGCGAAGATCTGACGTACCTGATGACGAAGATCATCGACAGCGAGTTCGAAGAATCCGACTGGCGGCGGGTCGAGCGTGCTCTCGCGCTCCTGGATCAGTCGCGCGGCTTCGCCGACGAGGATTGGACGCAGGGCAGGAATGAGCTGTACAGGTTGCTGGAGAGATATCAACGCACGAGGAGGGGCTTGCGAGATTCGCTGTCCGAGAAAACGGAGAAGCCTGCCCCGCAGTTGATCCGGGAACACGCCGTCCAGTTGTTGCACAAGGTCGGTCACGTACCTCGTCAGGAGCGACGCGCCGATGACTCCGCGTAGACCAGCCCTCATCGTCCACACGTTGTTCGCGGTCAATGCGGCCAGCGGCTCTGCGGAGGAGTCGACTCCCGCCCTGACAGCCGACGCGGTGACAGGTCTCTGGCGTGGCCTGGTGCGGCTCGACCTGACCGAACCGATCGCGCCGTACCCGGCCGACCTACCCGACGACTACGGTCCCGCGACCCCGGAACTGCGCGTGCTGGCCGCGCGGCAGCGGGTGGTTCCGGAGGCGTTCTACGAGGCCCTGGCATTCCGGTGCCGTGACGTCGTCGGCGTGAGCGTGCTGCTCGCACCGAATGACGACGGCGTCGGCTGGCAGGAGTTGCGCGATCGGTGGGCGTCGGCAGTCCCACCGGTCTCCGGCGCGGAACTCAGCACGACCATGGTCTATCTCGGGCTTCTCGATCACCGCCGCGTCAACTGGTTCGGACGGCGGGTAGGGGAGGCCCGGTGGGCGCGGCGGTTGGAGCTGCTCCTGCCCGGCCCACATCCGGGGCCGGGCTGGGCGGCGACCTGGAGCCGCATCGCCGACAGCCTGCTGATGTGGGTCCTACCGGCCGACGAAGGGTACGCGCACAGCCGTTACCTCGTCCTGGCCGACCTCGCCGACGAAGCCGAGCTGGACCGGCTGACGTGGCTGAGCGACGGCCGGGCCCTGCCGCCGCTGACCCGATACGTGCTCTGCGGTGCCGAACTCCGGCACCAGGAGAAGGTTCTGGAGGCGGCTGTTCCAGGTTTACGTGCCGCGATCAGAAGGACTGACCGCGCGTGCGAGACCCTCGCGGAGCTGCTGCGGGTGACCGACCCGTCCGACCGGCAACTGCGTGCCGCCGCGCTGGAGTTGGCCACCGTCCAGGCCGAGGGAAGCGGATTGATCGCGGCCACGGCCGATGTCAGCAAGATGGCGGAGACGGTACGCGGCATCCGCGACAACATGGAGGCGGCCCTCGGCCACGCGGTAGGTCGCCGCCCGAACGCGGCTGTGGAACAGGACCGGACGCGTGCGGCGTGGCTGGCGGACCAACTGCGCATCGAGCTGACCTACGTCGATGCCACATGGCGCAAGGCCGACCAGCTCAACCGTCTCGCGGCAGCCGTGGTGGACGAGCGACACCGTCGCCGGCAGGAGGTGTTGACGCTCATCCAGGCGTCGATTCTGGGCAGCCTGCTGATGGGGCTGGCCGCGATCCAGAGCCTCCAGTACCAGGTACCCCTGGCCGGGCCGCTGGTGGCGCCGTTGATCTGCGTTTTGGGAATCCTGGCACTGCTGCTTCCCGCCGCGGTTCTACACTGGCCGCGCCCGGGTACGTCGGTGCCTCGGCGCCGCTGGCTCGTGGCAGGTGGCTCCGTCTTCGGGGCCGCCCTCGGTTGGCTGATGGCCAGTATCGGCTGGTGGCAGGCGCGGGACGAGCCGGCTCCTTCGACGTGGTCGGCTCTGCTGGCTGCTGCCGGTGCCACCGTGGTGACGGCGTCGGCCCTGCTGCTGATCCGCCCGCGAAAACAATGATCCGCCCGCGACAACCGTTCGCTGTCCTCGGAAAGTCTCCTGAGAACCGGTTTGAGGATCCATGGACTTCGTCTTCGCCAGTGAGCCTGGTCCGGGCCGACCCAACGAGGATCACGTGGTCGTGTCGGCCACCTTCGCCGTCGTCCTGGACGGTGTCACCCAGCTCCCTGATCTGGACACCGGTTGCGTCCATGATCCGATCTGGCTGGTCCGGGAACTGGGCGCCTGTCTCGTGGAGGCGTTGACGCGGGCGCCGACGGCACCACTCGACGACTCCCTGGCGGAGGCGATCGGCCGACTGCGCGGCCGTCACCAGGGCCGGTGTGACCTGTCGAACCCGAACAGCCCCTCGTCTACCGTGGCGATCCTGCGGGAGCGGAGCGGTCAGGTGGACTACCTGGTGTTGTGCGATTCGTCGGTGGTGTTCGAGGACCGGACCGGCATCACCGTCGTCCACGACGACCGTACCGACGGCCTGCCCGCCTACGACCGGCACACCGTGGCGCGGCTTCGCAACCGGCCGGGAGGCTTCTGGGTGGCGTCGACCGACCCGGCCGCCGCCACCGAGGCGGTGACGGGCAGCGTCGCCCTGGACGGGCTGCGTCGGATGTTGGTCTGTACTGACGGGGTCTCGCGGCTCACCGAGTTCTTCGGGCTCAGCTGGACCGACGTGTTCCAGTTGGCCGAGCGCTCCGGGCCGCGAGCTGTCATCGACACGGTCCGAGAATATGAATCGAACCGCCCAGGACTGCTGACCCGGCCGGGGCGAGGTCGGGTGAAGCGACACGACGACGCGACACTCGCCGTCCTTCGAACGGGAAGGATGAATCGCTAGCGGACCTCGGCCGGATCGTTGACGGAATCCCGACCATGCTGTTGCACTGAAGGGCACGTGCCGGTTCAATACTGCCGTTCTGACCTGACGGGACGACATCACCACATGCGCCAACCCGCACCCGTACCGTTTGCCTCACGATCATTCATGACCGGCCGTCGTGGCATTGCGCTCCGGGGGCCCGGTCCGACGGGATGTGCCAGCTGTGATCGAGGAAACGGACAGGCCGATGTCCCCCGATGACCTGTACCGAATGGCAGCGATGGACGCCAAGACGTTGCAGGATCGGATCTTGTCGGCAGCGGGGGACAGCGTCGACGTCAGCGACGGGCGGGTGGCGGCACTCGCCCTCGCCGACGCCCTCCTCGCCGCCGTGCAGGAACACCTCGAACGCACGTCGAACGAGCATGACGTGGAGCTTTTCCTTGAGGTCAACGGGCGGCAACCGGCCGACATCGGGACCTGGCCGGTGACCATCCTGGCGGGCCTACGGCTGCGGCGGACTTCGGCCGACGATCGGCGATCCATCTGCGAACGCGCGGTTCAGTTGGCGGTACGACGGCTTCGACCGCGACCCGGGGCCTGAGCGTCGTCGCCTGACCACCGTGATCATTGACGGCCGGCATTGGGCGATCAGTAGGCTGGCGCTGTGACAACCACCTTTGCTGACCTGACCACGATGCGGGTCGGCGGCCCGATAGGTCGCCTGCACACCCCGGAGACGATCCCGGAGGTTGTCGACCTTCTGCACGAGACCACCGCCGCAGGAGACCCGCTGCTGGTGATGGGTGGCGGATCGAATCTGATCGTGGGTGACGTCGGTTGGGACGGCACGGTGATCAAGACGGCGTCCTCGGAGTTCGACATCGACGGCGAGGTGGTCACCGCCGCCGCCGGCGTCGAATGGGACCACCTGGTGCGGACGACGGTCGCCGAAGGGCTTGCCGGCTTGGAGGCGCTCTCCGGCATCCCCGGCCTGGTGGGAGGCACACCGGTGCAGAACGTCGGCGCGTTCGGCACGGTGACCTCGGACGTGCTGGCGTGGCTGTCCGTGTACGACCGGCAGACCGGTGCCCTGGAACGGTGGACTCCGGACCGCTGTGGGTTCGGCAGCCACCGGCAGTCCGTCTTCAAGCACAGCGACCGGTGGGTCGTGGTGGACGTGACGTACCGCCTGCGCCGGAGTGACCAGTCAAAGCCGATCGGGTACGCCGAACTCGCTGCGAGGTTGGGGATCGAGGTCGGAGGCACGGCAGCGCCGGCTGACGTGCGGGAGGCCGTTCTGGCCCTGCGTCGCGGCAGGGGCATGATCCTTGACCCGGAGGATCACGATACCTGGAGCGTCGGTTCGTTCTTCATCAACCCCGTTCTCGCCGAGGTGCCGGACAGCGTCCGGGACTGCCCGCGCTACCCCGACGCCAAGGGCACGAAATTGCCGGCCGCTTGGTTGATCGAGCGAGCCGGGTTTCCCCGAGGCTTCGGTCATGACTGGGGTAACGGGACGGTGGCTCTGTCCAGCCGCCACGCGCTTGCTGTCACCAATCGGGGTGGCGCCACAACGTCGGAAGTCATGAAATTCGCGGCCCACATCCGGGAAGGTGTCGAAGCGTGCTTCGGCATTCGTCTGGGCCCCGAGTGTGATCTCGTCAACTGCTCATTCTGACGTGATCTTCGAAGCCCCGTACCGACGCTTCTCGGTGTCGGTCCAGGTCGGACGATCGCCGATGGCCCGCGTCGACCTTGACCGACCGACGTCACTCTCGTCTAGCATGCGTATACGGGACGTCGTCACCACTTCCGCCCGCGTCGTGATCCCTGTGAAGGAGACGCATGGCCAGCTTTCCCGCTGTTGCCCTGCCGACCTGTGAGCCGAACTTCCGCCCGGAGGCGGTAGCCGCCGAGATTCACGGCTGGATCTCCTCGGCACCGATGCGTGCTCTCGTCGGCGAGTACGGTGGCACTCTCCCGTCGGCGACGGTCGGTGATCTGCTGACGTGGCTGGACGCCTTCTCCGACGAGCACTGGGACTTCCGCAAGCACGGCAACGTCGAGCGTGACCAGGTGAAGGCACCCAGCTTCACTCCCGCTCAGGCCGAACTCATCCAGGCGGCCGCGACGGCGCTACGTCTGGTCGACGCCGATCGGCCACCGCGATCGACGTACGACCACCTGCTGATCCTGGGTGGCCTCGGGCGGGCCTGTCTACAACGAACCGAGTACGCCGCCCGCCTTGTTCGGGACGCCGCGGTCGCGGTCGGTGCGGTGTCGGCGCTCGGCAGTTTTCGCCAGTTGACCGAGGCGGAGACGTCGTTACCCGGCCTTGCCGACAGCCGCTACGAGGTGGACGCGATGGACGTCGGCGTACGGCTGGGGTTCGGGCTCGCGGAGCCTGCGCTCACCGAGTCGTCCGGCGGCGCCGTGACGCACGAGTCCTGGCAGGTGCGCACGTACCGTGCCGCCGGTTGCCCGGAGGTGCATGTGCTGGCGGCGCCGTCGAGCGAGCCTGCGCAGCGGCGGGCCAACACACCGGACACGTACGACTTCTGGGCCCGGCGGTCCAGCCTTCAGCCGACCGACCGCATCCTCGTCGTCACCTCCTCGATCTACGTGCCGTTTCAGCACAACGACGCGATCCGGATACTGGCGATGCGATACGGCTGTGGTATCGACACCGTCGGGTTCGACCCGGCGCGGGCCAGCGTTCCGATGGCGTCCGGGGCCACCGGCCCCGACCGGTACCTGCAGGAGATCCGGTCCGGGATCCTGTCGATGCGGCGGTTGCACCACGCGCTCGCCGGGAGCCTGACCGCGTGACGGCCGTTGCGCTTCCCCCGGTGCCACTGCCGACCACCGTCGCGGGCGGTGACAACCGCGCCGAACTGGCTCGGGCCATCGCCTCCTGGGTCGACTCGCCGGCGATGACCGCCCTGCTGCGGGAGTTCCGCTACGGGCCGCTGCCGGACGCCCCGCTCGGCGATCGGCTGGCGGCGCTGGAGAAGATCTCGGCTGAGCGTTGGGACTACCGCGCGGGAAACCTCGAACGCCACGAGGCGGTGGGGGAGCGCTTCGACCCGGCGGCCGACGCCCGGATCCGGTCGGCGGCCGGGGCGCTGGGGCTGGCCGACCGGTCCACGCCGTCGGGGCGGCGGTACGACCATGTGCTGGTGCTCGGCGGTGGCGTACGCACGATGATGGCCCGCGCCCATCTGGCAGCCACGATCCTGCGCAGCGGTGTCGGTGCCGGCTCGGTCACCGGGCTCGGCAGCCTACGCCTCCTGCACGACCAGAACGACCTGGCCCGTCAACTCGGGCTGGGCGAGTGTGTGACCGAGGGCGATGCGGTCGACGAGGCGTTGCGGCACGTCTTCGACTCGCCGCCGCGCGCCGATCAGCGGATCGGCAGGACCACGACCGGCGAGCCGTGGTGGATCAGGTCCTACCCGGGGACACAGCCTCCGCTGCACGTCCTCGCCGCACCGTCGAGCCGACCCGGTGAGCGGGCCAATACCGCGGACACACTGATCGGCTGGGCGGAGTTGACCGGGCAGGCACCAGCCGGCGCGCGGTTGCTGCTGGTCACCACCGACATCTTCGTTCCGTTTCAGCACTGTGACGCGGTCCGGATCCTGGGCCTCGGGTACGGCTGCGGCGTGGAGACGGTCGGCTTCGCCAATTTCACGGACCGGTGGGTTCAACCGGCGGAGACCTTCGCGATTCTGCAGGAGGTCCGGTCGGCCATCCGGTCGATGCGGGCGCTGCACCACGCGCTCACCTGATCCGCCGCACACGGTCCCCCGTCGCGGTGTCAGGGGCGGTTGTAGCCGGTGTTTACGCTGGTCGCAGCGGCTGATTGGGGGACTTCGATGACCCGTGACGTGGCCCGTCCACGCCGACGAGGCGGCACCTCCGGCGGGTTCCTCCGCCTGGTGGCGCACACCGACCCGGTGGCCCTGGTCGGCATCACACTGTCGATCACCCTCAGCATCGCGCTCGACCTCAGCAACGCCGCCTCCGGCGTGGAGTCGCTGCTGGCCGGCCTGATGGGTATCACCATCTCGCTGTTGGTGGACTCGCTGGCCCGCGCGGAGCGCCGGTTTCACCTGCGTACCCTGCTGGACGGTCCGCCCTGGCTCGCGCACACCACGACGGAGTTGGCCGGGGCCATCCGGGACGCGACCGAGCAGCACGCGGGGACCCGGGTGGCGGTGGAGGCGCAGCGGCGCTACGAGCAGTTCCGGGCGGAGGCCGAACAACTCGCGTACGGCCGGATCATCCGGCGGGGCGACGAGGACGAGGACCTGGCCGGTGCCACCCGCACCTGCCAGCACCGGTTGGACGGCCTGACCAACGTGATGCCCCGGGTGAGTGGTGAGTTGAGCTGGTGGCGCAGTGAGATCGGGCAGCGCTACTGGGAGGCCAACGTGGAGGCCCTGCGACGCGGTGTCCAGGTCACCCGGGTCTTCGTCTACGCGAACCTGACCGACGAGCTGTCCGCTCTGGTGGAGAAGCAGCGCGCGGCCGGAGCCCGGGTGGGTCTCCTGCCCCTCGGTGTGGTCAGCCCCCACCTGCACGTCAACCTGACGCTGTGGGACCTGTCGAGCTGTTGGGAGGCCCGGATGACCGCCCACGGTGAGATCGGCGAGAACCAGTTCTCCGTCAACCGGGCGGACGTCGCCCGGCTCACCCGCGTGTTCGACCTCTGCGCGAGCGCCGCGACCTTCCAGGACTGACGGCACCCGGGGCGAGGGCGGACGCGATGACGTGGAGTGGGGTCCTGCTGCTGACGGCAGTGGTCTGGGCGGTCAGCCTGATCCGCTCCGTCCGGCTCCGAGCGCTGGTCTACAGCCTGCCGTTGCCGATGACGCTCGCCCTGGTCAGCAGCGGCCACCGGGTGGAGGGCGCGCAACTGCTCGGTGTGCTCGGGCTCAACCTCTTCTTCGTCACCGTCGCGGTCACCCACCGGGGGCTGCGCTGGCCGATCCTGCTCGCCGACGGCGCGGGGATCGTCGTCTACGTCGCGCTCAGCGCCGGCCTGCTGGCCGTCGGCATCCCGTTCGAGGCCGCCCTCGCCGGCACGCTCGTGCTCTGGGCGGCGACGATGCTGCTGCTCCACCGTCGCGCCCGCGCGCGGACCGCCCCCGCTGACGCACCGGCCGCCGCCCCCGCTGACGCACCGGCCGCCGCCCCCGCTGACGCACCGGCCGCCGCCCCCGCTGACGCACCGGCCGCCGCTGACGCACCGGCCGCCGCTGACGCACCGGCCGCCGCTGACGCACCGGCCGCCGCTGACGCACCGGCCGCCGCTGACGCACCGGCCGCCGCTGACGCACCGGCCACCGCCGATGCCCGACGCCACGGGCTGCCGGCGCTGCTCAAGCTAGTGGTGATCTTCGTCGGGGCGGTCCTCACCACGCTCCTCGGTGCCGTGCTGCGCGGCATGGTGGTGACCTTCCCCTACTCGGGTGTGCTTGTCGCGGTCGAGGCCCGCCGTCAGTTGGTCGAGTTCAGTCGACACTTCGCCCGCAACAGCCTCGCGCTCGTCGGGTTCCTCACCGCGTATCACTACCTCCAGGACGTCTCCCCGCTCGTGGCGCTGGGTGCCGGTTGGGCGGCCTTCGCGGTGGTCGCCGCCGCGCTGCACCTGCCGCCGCGCCCCCGCCCGGGACACCGGACCCCCGACGGGGTACGCGGGGCGAGGCTGCCGGGGACACGTCGCCGATGCCTTCCTCGCCCCCGGCCGGGCGGTGTCAACGTCGGGTTCCGAACCCGGACCTGAGCAGTCGCAGCGCACCCGCTCCGGCCGCGTATGCCAGCAACACCCCGACCGGTGTGCCGAGCGGCTCCGGGGCGTGCTGCGGTGTCGTGCTGTTGACCAGCAGCGCGGCCACCACGGCGGCGTAGCCGGCGACGGTCGCCGCCGCCTGGGCGGGTGTGCCCCGACCTGCCCGACGAGCGGTGCGGTGTCGGCCACTGCGTGCCTCGACCGGTCCGAAGACGGCGACCAGCACCGCCAGGACGGCGGTGAGCAGCAGCAGCCACGGCACCCGCCACGCCCACCAACCGGCCGAGTCGACCGCCGGGGTGGGCAACGTTCCGGTCGCGTCGAGCAATCCGATCAGCAGGACCGCGGCGGTCAGGTGCCAGAGGAAGACGGTCAGCACCACCAGGTTGACACCGATCACCACCTGCCAGGGGCCGGTGCGGCGCAGCAGCCGTTCCGCCGGGCCGCGGAGCAGCAGGATCACGCCCAGTTGGCCGGCGGCGACGGCCAGCAGCGCGAGGCTGGGCGGTGCCGCGTTGTCGAGCCGTTCGTCGGGCACCTTGAGCATGGCCACCGGCCACGGACCGAGCACGGTGAGCAGCAGCACCGTACCCAGCCCGACGGTCAGGAAGGCCAGGCCGGCTCGGCGGGAGGTGGGCAGCCGTCGTCGGCGTACCGTCGGGCGTTCGGGTTTCGGCGCGGCGTCGGCCGTCGCGGCTGGTGG
This window harbors:
- a CDS encoding CATRA conflict system CASPASE/TPR repeat-associated protein, translating into MTPRRPALIVHTLFAVNAASGSAEESTPALTADAVTGLWRGLVRLDLTEPIAPYPADLPDDYGPATPELRVLAARQRVVPEAFYEALAFRCRDVVGVSVLLAPNDDGVGWQELRDRWASAVPPVSGAELSTTMVYLGLLDHRRVNWFGRRVGEARWARRLELLLPGPHPGPGWAATWSRIADSLLMWVLPADEGYAHSRYLVLADLADEAELDRLTWLSDGRALPPLTRYVLCGAELRHQEKVLEAAVPGLRAAIRRTDRACETLAELLRVTDPSDRQLRAAALELATVQAEGSGLIAATADVSKMAETVRGIRDNMEAALGHAVGRRPNAAVEQDRTRAAWLADQLRIELTYVDATWRKADQLNRLAAAVVDERHRRRQEVLTLIQASILGSLLMGLAAIQSLQYQVPLAGPLVAPLICVLGILALLLPAAVLHWPRPGTSVPRRRWLVAGGSVFGAALGWLMASIGWWQARDEPAPSTWSALLAAAGATVVTASALLLIRPRKQ
- a CDS encoding protein phosphatase 2C domain-containing protein; the protein is MDFVFASEPGPGRPNEDHVVVSATFAVVLDGVTQLPDLDTGCVHDPIWLVRELGACLVEALTRAPTAPLDDSLAEAIGRLRGRHQGRCDLSNPNSPSSTVAILRERSGQVDYLVLCDSSVVFEDRTGITVVHDDRTDGLPAYDRHTVARLRNRPGGFWVASTDPAAATEAVTGSVALDGLRRMLVCTDGVSRLTEFFGLSWTDVFQLAERSGPRAVIDTVREYESNRPGLLTRPGRGRVKRHDDATLAVLRTGRMNR
- a CDS encoding UDP-N-acetylmuramate dehydrogenase, coding for MTTTFADLTTMRVGGPIGRLHTPETIPEVVDLLHETTAAGDPLLVMGGGSNLIVGDVGWDGTVIKTASSEFDIDGEVVTAAAGVEWDHLVRTTVAEGLAGLEALSGIPGLVGGTPVQNVGAFGTVTSDVLAWLSVYDRQTGALERWTPDRCGFGSHRQSVFKHSDRWVVVDVTYRLRRSDQSKPIGYAELAARLGIEVGGTAAPADVREAVLALRRGRGMILDPEDHDTWSVGSFFINPVLAEVPDSVRDCPRYPDAKGTKLPAAWLIERAGFPRGFGHDWGNGTVALSSRHALAVTNRGGATTSEVMKFAAHIREGVEACFGIRLGPECDLVNCSF
- a CDS encoding acyltransferase: MRRLRQLAERTPADRERYVDLLRALAITMVIIGHWVVTVIERDADGRVTAHSALGDLRWAYPLTWLVQVMPLFFLVGGYANAASLTRLRARGGDAADWLLDRSARLVRPTSTLLLVLTAAAAVAWLRGADPTRTREVFWFATIPLWFLVAYLVVVTLTPPMYALHRRFGLTVPLVLVALVGLGDLGRLTGPEGLSYGNYLFGWLAVHQLGFAWHDTHAAPPPDGRTAPPPAAGPTAPPAATADAAPKPERPTVRRRRLPTSRRAGLAFLTVGLGTVLLLTVLGPWPVAMLKVPDERLDNAAPPSLALLAVAAGQLGVILLLRGPAERLLRRTGPWQVVIGVNLVVLTVFLWHLTAAVLLIGLLDATGTLPTPAVDSAGWWAWRVPWLLLLTAVLAVLVAVFGPVEARSGRHRTARRAGRGTPAQAAATVAGYAAVVAALLVNSTTPQHAPEPLGTPVGVLLAYAAGAGALRLLRSGFGTRR